One genomic window of Halorubrum hochsteinianum includes the following:
- the arsD gene encoding arsenite efflux transporter metallochaperone ArsD, whose protein sequence is MTELTLYEEAMCCSTGVCGPDPDEELVEVSAALDQLEDAFDDLQVNRANMQHNIDQFLETQRIYDRVQEDGPSILPITVVDDQIIAEGEYLSYDELTAAIGEGATPQEA, encoded by the coding sequence ATGACCGAACTCACCCTGTACGAAGAAGCGATGTGTTGTTCCACCGGCGTCTGCGGTCCCGACCCCGACGAGGAGCTCGTCGAGGTCAGCGCGGCGCTTGACCAGCTCGAAGACGCGTTCGACGACCTCCAGGTCAATCGGGCGAACATGCAGCACAACATCGACCAGTTCCTCGAAACGCAGCGGATCTACGACCGCGTTCAGGAGGATGGTCCGTCGATCCTTCCGATAACGGTCGTCGATGACCAGATCATCGCCGAGGGCGAGTACCTCTCGTACGACGAACTGACCGCCGCGATCGGCGAGGGCGCGACGCCACAGGAGGCCTAA
- the hcsL gene encoding halo-CC-star protein HcsL: MSDARNSDDATESVADPASDEAAEAGAGENVEAALREFLDVLGESETYRRFVESDEALQADDDAMALLREYRRKQQQMQRGGFDQSVMAELKQLQAEMSNDETIQRHQAAQSDLVDLLQQTNDVISEAIGEEFARSTGGGCC, translated from the coding sequence GTGAGCGACGCGCGGAACTCCGACGACGCGACGGAGAGCGTCGCGGACCCGGCGAGCGACGAGGCCGCCGAAGCGGGCGCGGGGGAGAACGTCGAGGCGGCGCTCCGCGAGTTCCTCGACGTCCTCGGCGAGTCGGAAACGTACCGGCGGTTCGTCGAATCCGACGAGGCGCTTCAGGCGGACGACGACGCGATGGCGCTACTCCGCGAGTACCGACGAAAGCAACAACAGATGCAACGCGGCGGGTTCGATCAGTCGGTGATGGCCGAGTTGAAGCAGCTTCAGGCTGAGATGTCGAACGACGAAACGATCCAGCGGCACCAGGCCGCACAGAGCGATCTCGTCGACCTCCTCCAGCAGACGAACGACGTAATCAGCGAGGCGATCGGCGAGGAGTTCGCGCGGTCCACCGGAGGTGGGTGCTGTTGA
- a CDS encoding RidA family protein, whose amino-acid sequence MEQRAPEVDSDGNRDTEMNVDLTLSEESRRQRGSTDDVGAFGKRTGSSDLRFFEGILPESDGDIISDRSIEEQFSTTLDNLESALADSRQATFGDVMKLEIQLTDPSAAEAIDRVYESRFDDVDLPPRTVVGVCSLPGGADVQLDVIAAEE is encoded by the coding sequence ATGGAGCAACGCGCGCCGGAAGTCGACTCGGACGGGAATCGGGACACCGAGATGAACGTCGATCTGACGTTGAGCGAGGAAAGCAGACGACAGCGCGGTAGTACGGATGATGTCGGAGCGTTCGGGAAGCGAACCGGCTCGTCAGATCTGCGGTTTTTCGAGGGGATCCTCCCCGAAAGCGACGGGGATATTATAAGCGATCGTTCAATCGAAGAGCAGTTTTCGACCACGCTCGACAACCTCGAGTCCGCGCTCGCCGACAGTCGGCAGGCGACGTTCGGCGACGTGATGAAACTCGAGATCCAGCTCACGGACCCGAGCGCCGCGGAGGCGATCGACCGCGTCTACGAGTCGCGGTTCGACGACGTCGACTTGCCGCCGCGGACCGTCGTCGGCGTTTGCTCGCTCCCCGGCGGCGCGGACGTACAGCTCGATGTGATCGCGGCCGAGGAGTAG
- the arsA gene encoding arsenical pump-driving ATPase, producing the protein MAQSQSTATSAREVVEPSSDETEFVFFSGKGGVGKSTVNCATATWLADNDYETLLVTTDPAPNLSDIFGQSIGHEVTAIDGIENLSAIEIDPDVAAEEYRQETIEPMRELLGDEEIRTVEEQLNSPCVDEIAAFDNFVDFMDSPEYDVVVFDTAPTGHTIRLMELPSDWNAELEKGGSTCIGPAASMGERKQDYERAIDALQDGERTSFAFVGKPEDSSIDEIERSAGDLGDLGIESQLLILNGYHPESVCEDPFFEGKRADEQAVIERAREEFDADATATYPLQPGEIAGLDLLADVAGVLYDGDEATVDIGAATDADADGTVDFDGTADTDAVVEQLTPGEETQYLFFTGKGGVGKSTVAATAATKLAEAGHETLVVTTDPAAHLEDIFGEPVSHEPTSVGQANLDAARIDQEKALAEYREQVLDHVTEMYENKEDTQIDVDAAIANVEEELESPCAEEMAALEKFVSYFDEDGYDVVVFDTAPTGHTLRLLELPSDWKGFMDLGSLTKGAAPAKGDQYDEVIETMKDPEQSTFAFVMYPEYTPMMEAYRAAADLRDQVGIETSLVVANYLLPEEYGDNAFFADRRAQQAQYLTEIRDRFDAPLMLAPLRRDEPIGLDELTAFGDEVTGLADVADADAPEVTPS; encoded by the coding sequence ATGGCACAATCACAGTCAACGGCAACGAGCGCGCGTGAGGTCGTCGAACCGAGCAGTGACGAGACAGAGTTCGTCTTCTTCAGCGGGAAGGGCGGCGTCGGCAAGAGCACGGTGAACTGCGCGACCGCGACGTGGCTCGCCGACAACGACTACGAGACGCTGCTGGTGACCACCGACCCCGCACCGAACCTCTCGGACATCTTCGGGCAGTCGATCGGTCACGAGGTCACCGCGATCGACGGGATAGAGAACCTCTCGGCGATCGAGATCGATCCCGACGTCGCCGCCGAGGAGTACCGCCAGGAGACGATCGAGCCGATGCGGGAGCTGCTCGGCGACGAGGAGATCCGGACGGTCGAAGAGCAGCTCAACAGCCCCTGCGTCGACGAGATCGCCGCCTTCGACAACTTCGTCGACTTCATGGACAGCCCGGAGTACGACGTCGTCGTCTTCGACACGGCACCGACGGGCCACACCATCCGGCTGATGGAGCTCCCCTCCGACTGGAACGCCGAACTGGAGAAGGGCGGATCGACCTGTATCGGCCCCGCCGCGTCGATGGGAGAGCGCAAGCAGGACTACGAGCGCGCCATCGACGCGCTTCAGGACGGCGAGCGCACCTCGTTCGCGTTCGTCGGCAAGCCCGAGGACTCCTCGATCGACGAGATCGAGCGCAGCGCGGGCGACCTCGGCGACCTCGGCATCGAGTCGCAGCTGTTGATCCTCAACGGCTACCACCCCGAGTCGGTGTGCGAGGACCCGTTCTTCGAGGGGAAGCGCGCGGACGAGCAGGCCGTCATCGAGCGCGCCCGCGAGGAGTTCGACGCCGACGCGACCGCGACGTACCCGCTCCAGCCCGGCGAGATCGCGGGGCTCGACCTGCTTGCCGACGTGGCCGGCGTCCTCTACGACGGCGACGAGGCGACGGTCGACATCGGCGCGGCGACCGACGCGGACGCCGACGGGACGGTCGACTTCGACGGGACCGCTGACACCGACGCAGTCGTCGAACAGCTGACGCCCGGCGAGGAGACGCAGTACCTCTTCTTCACCGGGAAGGGCGGCGTCGGCAAGAGCACGGTCGCCGCGACGGCAGCGACGAAGCTCGCCGAGGCGGGCCACGAGACGCTCGTGGTGACGACCGACCCGGCCGCGCACTTGGAGGACATCTTCGGCGAGCCCGTAAGCCATGAGCCCACCTCGGTCGGCCAGGCCAACCTCGACGCGGCGCGGATCGATCAGGAAAAAGCGCTTGCGGAGTACCGCGAGCAGGTCCTCGACCACGTCACCGAGATGTACGAGAACAAGGAGGACACCCAGATAGACGTCGACGCCGCGATCGCGAACGTCGAGGAGGAGCTGGAGTCGCCGTGCGCCGAAGAGATGGCCGCCTTAGAGAAGTTCGTGAGCTACTTCGACGAGGACGGCTACGACGTCGTCGTCTTCGACACGGCACCCACGGGTCACACCCTCCGCTTGCTCGAACTCCCATCCGACTGGAAGGGGTTCATGGACCTCGGCTCGCTGACGAAAGGTGCCGCGCCTGCGAAGGGCGACCAGTACGACGAAGTCATCGAGACGATGAAAGACCCCGAGCAGAGCACCTTCGCGTTCGTGATGTACCCCGAGTACACGCCCATGATGGAGGCGTACCGCGCGGCCGCCGACCTGAGAGACCAGGTCGGCATCGAGACCTCGCTGGTCGTCGCCAACTACCTCCTCCCCGAGGAGTACGGCGACAACGCCTTCTTCGCCGATCGACGCGCGCAGCAGGCGCAGTACCTGACGGAGATCCGCGACCGGTTCGACGCGCCGCTCATGCTCGCCCCGCTCCGCCGGGACGAGCCGATCGGCCTCGACGAGCTGACCGCCTTCGGCGACGAGGTTACCGGGCTGGCGGACGTCGCCGACGCGGACGCGCCGGAGGTGACTCCCTCGTGA
- a CDS encoding ArsR/SmtB family transcription factor, which yields MSSTDRLQRYMADECGSCTDEDLSERLAELEELNESVGGSDLETDVELLSALANETRYKIVRMLHAADGDELCVCEFSPLLDVSDSAISHALSKLTDAGLVARRKEGKWRMYRATPRANAVLVALDGSRSL from the coding sequence ATGTCATCGACCGATCGGCTCCAGCGGTACATGGCCGACGAGTGCGGCTCCTGTACCGACGAGGACCTCTCCGAGCGGCTCGCGGAGCTGGAGGAACTAAACGAGAGCGTCGGCGGCTCGGACTTGGAGACCGATGTCGAGCTGCTGTCGGCGCTCGCGAACGAGACGCGGTACAAGATCGTTCGCATGCTCCACGCGGCCGACGGCGACGAGCTGTGCGTCTGCGAGTTCTCGCCGCTGTTGGACGTGAGCGACAGCGCGATCAGCCACGCGCTCTCGAAGCTCACCGACGCCGGGCTCGTCGCGCGCCGGAAGGAGGGGAAGTGGCGGATGTACCGCGCCACGCCGCGCGCGAACGCGGTCCTCGTCGCGCTCGACGGCTCGCGGTCGCTGTGA
- a CDS encoding carbonic anhydrase: MDRRTLRDLLDRNDDHVAALAPGAFDRHRDGQRPGVVSVCCSDSRVSQEGMFAVDEPGFLFTSGAIGNSVSALVDGERVLDGSVAYPLRHTDTEVLAVVGHTGCGAVGAALTAARTGEYPAEPGVRADVEALVPIVERGLDDPAVVGPDAGATDGESGLEADSDAGISVRDRLVEYNVHEQVAFARGREEAADATVYGLVYDLHGVYGGRDGTAYLVNADGERDPAALRDLVGEARADHVASLL, encoded by the coding sequence ATGGACCGCCGGACGCTCAGGGACCTCCTCGACCGCAACGACGACCACGTCGCTGCGCTCGCGCCCGGGGCCTTCGACCGCCACCGCGACGGCCAGCGCCCCGGCGTGGTCTCCGTCTGCTGTTCCGACTCGCGCGTCTCGCAGGAGGGGATGTTCGCCGTCGACGAGCCGGGATTCCTCTTCACCTCCGGCGCGATCGGGAACAGCGTGAGCGCCCTCGTCGACGGCGAGCGAGTCCTCGACGGGAGCGTGGCGTACCCGCTCCGACACACCGACACGGAGGTCCTCGCCGTGGTCGGCCACACCGGGTGCGGCGCGGTCGGCGCGGCGCTCACCGCGGCTCGCACCGGCGAGTATCCGGCCGAACCGGGCGTCCGCGCGGACGTCGAGGCGCTGGTTCCTATCGTCGAGCGCGGGCTGGACGACCCCGCCGTCGTCGGGCCGGACGCCGGCGCGACCGACGGCGAGAGCGGCCTCGAAGCGGACAGTGATGCCGGCATCTCGGTCCGCGACCGGCTCGTCGAGTACAACGTCCACGAGCAGGTGGCGTTCGCCCGCGGCCGCGAGGAGGCGGCGGACGCGACGGTGTACGGCCTCGTCTACGACCTCCACGGCGTCTACGGCGGCCGCGACGGGACCGCCTACCTCGTCAACGCCGACGGGGAGCGGGACCCGGCGGCGCTGCGCGACCTCGTCGGCGAGGCGCGCGCGGACCACGTGGCGTCGCTGCTGTAG
- a CDS encoding ABC transporter substrate-binding protein, with product MSRELDPSRRRVLRGVAAGVTAGTVAGCTGGGSDGTGDGTDGGAGGGEPVAGGELVYSQQVSPIEFDPIVVNDIYSQQVCSQVFEPLYAYDESTNPVPHLARGEPTVERDGTRYVVELRDGPRFQNGDPVTAEDVRYSLLAPVEEETANAPDVEMIDAVEVVDDRTVQIDLQYGYGPFYTLALTRNVVPESVREADKEAFNLDAPVGSGPFEFDDWTEGEYVDLVKWDDYWGESDPYLDRLRFEPVEESTTRVVSLETGESDVADGITPQTWETVEEADNMTLQSEPGISYYYIAFNCNEGPTADPQVREAIDYAVSMDQAVSNFIEPAGERNYGPVPLPVADSWDFSVDEWADIGHDRDVDRTAELLADAGVPEDYNFRIIVPPDDLREQIGISVSNGLNEAGYEAEVRRYDWGTFLDTYDTGNEDDYNMYALGWLGGPDPDSYVYNLFHDEQIGATNGTYYENGELMEEIIDARRASDIDERRDLYESIIPTVLEDRVHLPSYSLRVSIGVRDHVNDFVAHPRSQYNPRVLSDYNNVWLDR from the coding sequence ATGTCACGAGAGCTCGACCCGTCGCGACGGCGGGTGCTGCGCGGCGTCGCCGCCGGGGTGACGGCCGGGACCGTCGCCGGGTGTACCGGCGGCGGCTCCGACGGCACGGGGGACGGAACCGACGGCGGAGCGGGCGGCGGCGAGCCGGTCGCCGGCGGGGAATTGGTGTACTCACAGCAGGTGTCGCCGATCGAGTTCGACCCGATCGTCGTCAACGACATCTACTCGCAGCAGGTGTGCTCGCAGGTGTTCGAGCCGCTGTACGCCTACGACGAGAGCACGAACCCGGTCCCGCACCTCGCGCGCGGCGAGCCGACTGTTGAGCGCGACGGGACCCGGTACGTCGTCGAGCTGCGCGACGGGCCGCGCTTCCAGAACGGCGACCCCGTCACCGCCGAGGATGTCCGCTACTCGCTTCTCGCGCCGGTCGAAGAGGAGACCGCGAACGCGCCGGACGTGGAGATGATAGACGCGGTCGAGGTCGTCGACGACCGGACGGTCCAGATCGACCTCCAGTACGGCTACGGCCCGTTCTACACGCTCGCGCTGACGCGGAACGTGGTGCCGGAGTCGGTCCGCGAGGCGGACAAGGAGGCGTTCAACCTCGACGCCCCGGTCGGCTCGGGCCCGTTCGAGTTCGACGACTGGACCGAGGGCGAGTACGTGGACCTAGTGAAGTGGGACGACTACTGGGGCGAGTCGGATCCGTACCTCGACCGCCTCCGGTTCGAGCCCGTCGAGGAGAGCACGACGCGCGTCGTCTCCTTGGAGACCGGCGAGTCGGACGTCGCAGACGGGATCACCCCCCAGACGTGGGAGACGGTCGAGGAAGCGGACAACATGACGCTCCAGTCGGAGCCGGGCATCTCCTACTACTACATCGCGTTCAACTGCAACGAGGGGCCGACGGCGGACCCGCAGGTCCGGGAGGCGATAGACTACGCCGTCTCGATGGACCAGGCGGTGTCGAACTTCATCGAGCCGGCCGGCGAGCGCAACTACGGTCCGGTTCCGCTCCCGGTCGCCGACTCGTGGGACTTCTCCGTGGACGAGTGGGCGGACATCGGCCACGACCGCGACGTCGACCGGACCGCGGAGCTGCTCGCGGACGCCGGCGTGCCCGAGGACTACAACTTCCGGATCATCGTCCCGCCGGACGATCTCCGCGAGCAGATCGGCATCTCGGTCTCGAACGGGCTGAACGAGGCCGGCTACGAGGCGGAGGTCCGCCGGTACGACTGGGGGACGTTCCTCGACACCTACGACACCGGCAACGAGGACGACTACAACATGTACGCGCTCGGGTGGCTCGGCGGGCCGGACCCGGACTCGTACGTGTACAACCTGTTCCACGACGAGCAGATCGGCGCGACCAACGGGACCTACTACGAGAACGGCGAGCTCATGGAGGAGATCATCGACGCGCGCCGCGCCAGCGACATCGACGAGCGGCGCGATCTGTACGAGTCGATCATCCCGACGGTGCTGGAAGACCGGGTCCACCTCCCGAGCTACAGCCTCCGCGTCTCCATCGGCGTCCGCGACCACGTCAACGACTTCGTCGCCCATCCGCGCTCGCAGTACAACCCGCGGGTCCTGAGCGACTACAACAACGTCTGGCTCGACCGCTAG
- the arsB gene encoding ACR3 family arsenite efflux transporter, with protein sequence MSDAVHEHGPDCDCEACGDPRSMDFLDKYLTVWIFGAMAIGIGLGYVAPSVTGPIQDLHLVEIGLVLMMYPPLAKVNYGQLPAVFKNVKVLGLSLVQNWLIGPTLMFGLAIVFFSGLVPGLPARPEFFLGLVFIGMARCIAMVLVWNELAEGSNEYAAGLVAFNSVFQILTYGVYIWFFALFLPPLLGMESLVAGISEFGISPRQVFEAIAVFLGIPFAAGILSRFVGTRAKGVEWYEEAFEPTISPLTLIALLFTVIVMFAMQGERIVAQPSDVLLIAVPLTVYFVVMFFVSFGMGRGIGADYSTTTAIGFTAASNNFELAIAVAVAVFGVGSGVAFATVIGPLIEVPVLLALVKVALYLRDRYDWRGYTTGRLTDPSADEDGTTGSAADD encoded by the coding sequence GTGAGCGACGCCGTCCATGAGCACGGGCCGGACTGCGACTGCGAGGCCTGCGGGGATCCGCGGTCGATGGACTTCCTCGACAAGTACCTCACCGTCTGGATCTTCGGTGCGATGGCGATCGGGATCGGTCTCGGCTACGTCGCGCCGTCGGTCACCGGTCCGATTCAGGACCTCCACCTCGTCGAGATCGGACTCGTGTTGATGATGTACCCGCCGCTGGCGAAGGTCAACTACGGACAGCTCCCGGCGGTCTTCAAGAACGTGAAAGTGCTCGGACTGAGCCTCGTCCAGAACTGGCTCATCGGGCCGACGCTCATGTTCGGGCTGGCGATCGTGTTCTTCAGCGGGCTCGTCCCCGGACTCCCCGCCCGCCCCGAGTTCTTCCTCGGACTGGTGTTCATCGGGATGGCTCGCTGTATCGCGATGGTACTCGTCTGGAACGAGCTCGCGGAGGGTTCAAACGAGTACGCCGCGGGCCTCGTCGCGTTCAACAGCGTGTTCCAAATCCTCACCTACGGCGTGTACATCTGGTTTTTCGCGCTGTTTCTCCCGCCGCTGCTCGGCATGGAATCGCTGGTCGCCGGGATCTCCGAGTTCGGGATCAGTCCGCGACAGGTGTTTGAAGCGATCGCGGTCTTCCTCGGCATCCCCTTCGCGGCGGGGATCCTCTCGCGGTTCGTGGGGACACGGGCGAAGGGTGTCGAGTGGTACGAGGAGGCGTTCGAGCCGACGATCAGTCCGCTGACGCTGATCGCCCTGCTGTTCACCGTGATCGTGATGTTCGCGATGCAGGGCGAACGCATCGTCGCACAGCCGAGCGACGTCCTCCTGATCGCGGTGCCGCTCACGGTTTACTTCGTCGTGATGTTCTTCGTGAGCTTCGGGATGGGCCGCGGGATCGGTGCCGACTACTCGACGACGACGGCGATCGGCTTCACCGCCGCGAGCAACAACTTCGAACTCGCGATCGCCGTCGCCGTCGCGGTGTTCGGCGTCGGCTCCGGCGTCGCGTTCGCGACGGTCATCGGCCCACTCATCGAGGTCCCGGTGCTGCTCGCCCTCGTGAAGGTCGCGCTGTACCTGCGAGACAGGTACGACTGGCGGGGATACACGACCGGACGGTTGACCGACCCGTCCGCCGACGAGGACGGAACGACCGGATCGGCTGCGGACGACTGA
- the phoU gene encoding phosphate signaling complex protein PhoU yields the protein MPREQYQTKLEGLRDDVLYMSEVVAERLRMGLDALERQDEELGEEVITGDAEINDLYLELEGQCTDLIALQQPVAGDLRFIAASFKIITDLERIADLATNLGEYAKRADREVFPDVDVQRIGDDTLDMLEEAMAAYAESDPDRCYAVAEADDDLDAACEAASELVVRDLIERDELRDDEDVEGTMRNVSRLLLTIRDLERVGDHAVNIAARSLYMIENDDELLY from the coding sequence ATGCCACGCGAACAGTACCAGACGAAACTGGAGGGGCTCCGCGACGACGTCCTCTACATGAGCGAGGTCGTCGCCGAGCGCCTCCGCATGGGACTCGACGCCCTCGAACGGCAAGACGAGGAGCTGGGCGAGGAAGTGATCACCGGCGACGCCGAGATCAACGACCTCTACCTCGAACTGGAGGGGCAGTGTACCGACCTGATCGCGCTCCAGCAGCCGGTCGCCGGCGACCTGCGGTTCATCGCGGCGTCGTTCAAGATCATCACCGACCTCGAACGGATCGCGGACCTCGCGACGAACCTCGGCGAGTACGCCAAGCGGGCGGACCGCGAGGTGTTCCCCGACGTGGACGTCCAGCGCATCGGCGACGACACGCTGGACATGCTAGAGGAGGCGATGGCGGCGTACGCGGAGTCGGACCCCGACCGCTGTTACGCCGTCGCCGAGGCCGACGACGACCTCGACGCCGCCTGCGAGGCCGCGAGCGAACTGGTCGTCCGCGACCTCATCGAGCGCGACGAACTGCGCGACGACGAGGACGTGGAGGGGACGATGCGGAACGTCTCGCGGCTTCTCCTCACGATCCGCGACCTCGAACGCGTCGGCGACCACGCCGTCAACATCGCCGCCCGGTCGCTGTACATGATCGAGAACGACGACGAACTGCTGTACTGA